AAGGTGAGTTCTAAATATATATTAAAAAATTCCCTTTATACAGGTGTTATCTATATCGATGATATACCGGTGTTAGATTTGATTTATCCTCAGAGAGAAGAAATATTTTCTAAAATAGTCGAAACCAGTCAAAATTTAGATAGATTTCTTAGTATCGATTTAGTTCCTTATGAAATAAATGTTTTGGTAGAGGGAAATAAATCTACACTACTTATTCGGAATAACAGGATAATTTCATTAGATGATAAAGAAACAATTTATTTAGAAAAAAGCGCAGAAGAAGCGTTAAAAGAAACTAGAGAAAAAATAAAACAGGTACTTTGGGAATTCAAACTTTACTTACCCTTTAATCTTTAGGACACTTAGGAAGTTAGATAGATTAATATTTCTTCAAGAATAAAAATACCTGTCCTTCTTGAAGGACAGGTATTTTTATTCTTTTCCTTTAGTTTAAAATTCTGTTATTTTCATTAGGAATACTATGAAAAGAGCAATAGGTGCAACATATTTGACCAAGAAACGATAACCATTTCCCAAGGTAATAGGACCTTTTGAACCCTCGTTCCCTGCTTTAATTGCCTTATCAGTTCCCCAGAACCAACCGATGAAAATAAGAGTTAAGAAACCACCTAAAGGTAGTAATATGTTAGAAGCAACAAAATCAAGCGAATCCAAAATATCTCTTCCGGCAAGAATCTTTACACCCGACCATACTCCTTGACCCAAAGAAGAAGGAACACCTAATAAGAAAATAGTGATTCCCATAATTAGGGTTGCTTTCTTACGGTCCCATTTGATTTCATCAATAAAGTAAGCGCAAACAACTTCGAGGAGCGATATTGCTGAGGTAATCGCAGCAACTGTAAGCAACAGGAAGAATATTATCCCAAAGAGGTGACCAATCGCTCCCATGGAAGCAAAAACAGCTGGAATAGTTATAAAGGTTAATCCTGGTCCAGCTCCCGGTTCTAAACCGAAAGCAAAGACTGCCGGGAAAATCATAAGGCCCGCTAGGAAAGCGATTAGTGTATCAGCTCCGGAAATCCAATAAGAGTCAGTTGGAATATTCGAATCTTTTTTAAGGTAGCTTCCATAAGTTATCATACAACCCATACCCAAACTCAATGAGAAGAAAGCCTGCCCTAAAGCAGCTAAAATTCCCTCTGCAGATAGTTTACTAAAATCCGGATTTAGATAGAAAGCTAATCCTTTGCCTGCTCCGGGGAGGGTTACTGAACGAAGTATTAATATTAAGAGTAATACTACTAAAGAAGGCATGAGGATTCTTGAATATTTTTCGATTCCCTTTTCAATACCTGCCATAACGATTCCTATACAAATGGCCATAAATATGGCATGCCAAACAATAGGTGCAATAGGAGAAGTAATGAAGTTAACAAAAACATTTGCCTGTTCAGTCCCTGCTCCGGCTGCCATATAAGCGCCTGATTTGAAGATATAGGCTACCGCCCATCCACCGATAACTGAATAGTAAGAAAGAATGATAAAACCAGCTAATACTCCCATTGCTCCCACAATCCACCAGGAACTTTTCGGTACTAATTCTTTAAATGCACCCACCGGGTTTTTTCCGGTTAGACGTCCTATCAATAATTCTGAATTCATCACTGGGATACAAATTAAAATGACAAAAAGTAAATAAACAATTACAAAAGCTGCTCCACCATACATTCCCGTAATATATGGGAATTTCCAGATATTTCCCAAACCTACGGCTGAACCGGCAGCTGCGGCGATGAATCCGATTCGTGTTCCCCAGTTTCCCCTTGTTTTATTTTCCATTTAAAAAGCCTCCTTGTTTTTTATTTTTGGAAAATTTTTATGATTGTTTCTTGAATAAAAAAAGTGTAATATTTCACGATATTTCCAAGATAAGCAATTCACTATTTATTCAAGCCACTTCACCCCCTTCTTTTAGATAATCAAATAGTTACAATTTGCGAGCAAATAAAAATATTTCGGTAAAATGAAATTCCAGTATTAAATGACAGGCAAAACAGCAACCGTTTATATATACGACATAAAAATAAAAAATCCTTCTTTTTTTTAAAATAATTTTATATTTATCTAATTCTATAGAAAAAGCAACAAATAAGCAGCAACATAATGAAGAAGAGAAAAATTGTGAAAAAAAGAAGGAATGAAGATAAGACAGATTTAGATTGAAGAATAGTACAATAAATTTTCTAAAATTTTATAGCGTAAATATATTCGGGGTGAAATTATCCTAAATAAGC
The window above is part of the Candidatus Atribacteria bacterium genome. Proteins encoded here:
- a CDS encoding sodium-dependent transporter; this encodes MENKTRGNWGTRIGFIAAAAGSAVGLGNIWKFPYITGMYGGAAFVIVYLLFVILICIPVMNSELLIGRLTGKNPVGAFKELVPKSSWWIVGAMGVLAGFIILSYYSVIGGWAVAYIFKSGAYMAAGAGTEQANVFVNFITSPIAPIVWHAIFMAICIGIVMAGIEKGIEKYSRILMPSLVVLLLILILRSVTLPGAGKGLAFYLNPDFSKLSAEGILAALGQAFFSLSLGMGCMITYGSYLKKDSNIPTDSYWISGADTLIAFLAGLMIFPAVFAFGLEPGAGPGLTFITIPAVFASMGAIGHLFGIIFFLLLTVAAITSAISLLEVVCAYFIDEIKWDRKKATLIMGITIFLLGVPSSLGQGVWSGVKILAGRDILDSLDFVASNILLPLGGFLTLIFIGWFWGTDKAIKAGNEGSKGPITLGNGYRFLVKYVAPIALFIVFLMKITEF